In a genomic window of Tissierella sp. Yu-01:
- a CDS encoding radical SAM protein, translated as MSKHYIIPIFVPHFGCPHDCIFCNQKKITGLSTNVTQEEVEKTILEYLGYFKKDAFIEVAFYGGSFTAIDLETQSNLLEIPYKFKKDGLINEIRLSTRPDAIDEEVLKNLKKYEVDTIELGVQSLDEDVLAVSERGHTSDVVYYSSKLIRDYGFNLGLQMMVGLPLDSFQKSLYTCHEFIKLKPDCVRIYPTLVVKDTYLEKQYNEGYYKPLDLNKAIDQTSIFLMYFYINNINVIRVGLQPTENIQLGRDVVAGPFHAAFRQLVEANIIRLLLDFYLKDKNIMTNQHNLIIEANSNMISVIAGQKSGNIKYWKNIYGFKNVKIYQKNMDKDSISFNIDKYYDNINLIKLMDEFLKNFQIKTK; from the coding sequence ATGAGTAAACATTATATTATACCTATTTTTGTTCCTCATTTTGGGTGCCCTCATGATTGCATTTTCTGTAATCAAAAAAAGATAACAGGATTATCTACTAATGTAACACAAGAAGAAGTTGAGAAAACTATATTAGAATATCTAGGATATTTTAAAAAAGATGCATTTATCGAGGTAGCATTTTATGGAGGTAGTTTCACAGCTATTGATCTTGAAACCCAAAGTAATTTATTAGAGATACCTTATAAATTTAAAAAAGATGGACTAATTAATGAAATCAGATTATCGACAAGACCAGATGCCATAGACGAAGAAGTATTAAAAAATCTAAAAAAATATGAAGTTGATACAATAGAATTAGGAGTACAATCTTTAGATGAAGATGTGTTAGCTGTTAGTGAGAGAGGACATACTTCTGATGTAGTATACTACTCTAGTAAATTAATCAGAGATTATGGTTTTAATTTAGGTTTACAAATGATGGTAGGCTTACCTTTAGATTCTTTTCAAAAGTCTTTATATACCTGTCATGAATTTATAAAACTTAAGCCTGATTGTGTTAGGATTTATCCGACACTGGTTGTTAAAGACACTTATTTAGAAAAACAATATAACGAAGGGTATTACAAACCTTTAGATTTGAATAAAGCCATAGATCAGACTTCAATATTTTTAATGTATTTTTATATCAATAATATCAATGTAATAAGAGTTGGTCTACAACCTACTGAGAATATCCAACTTGGTAGAGACGTTGTTGCTGGACCATTTCATGCTGCTTTTAGGCAACTGGTTGAAGCTAATATAATTAGACTATTACTTGATTTTTATTTAAAGGATAAAAATATCATGACAAACCAACATAATCTTATTATTGAGGCAAATAGTAATATGATATCTGTAATTGCTGGTCAAAAATCAGGTAATATAAAGTATTGGAAAAATATATATGGATTTAAAAATGTCAAAATATATCAAAAAAATATGGACAAAGATTCTATTTCTTTTAATATTGATAAATATTATGATAATATTAATTTGATAAAATTAATGGACGAGTTCTTAAAGAACTTTCAAATTAAGACAAAATAG